The genomic region TGGCCCAAACCCTGAATCCTTGTGAATTCCGGGCGACAATCAGGGTTCCAGTCTGCGTCAGCTCCAGGATACCAATAGCTGACAGGATGGAAGTATCCTTCAAAGTAATGATGAACTGGTTGACGAAGCTAGGTACCATGATCCGAATACCCTGGGGCATGATGACCTTACGCATCGACATGTTGTAAGGCATGCCCAAACTGCGAGCCGCTTCCATTTGGCCCCGGTCAACGGCTTCAAAGCCACCTCGTACAAAGGCACCGGTATAGGCCCCTTCGTTTAGGACCAGAGTAATTATTCCGGCAATGAAGGCTGGAATCTTAGCCCCGATAAAGCTTGGCAGACCAATGTAAATGAAGAAGGCCAAAACTAGCATAGGCAGACCACGGAAGATATAGATAATGGTGGTCGAAATGCCCCGAATCAACTTACTCTGGCTGATACCCATCACGCCAAGGATGATTCCCCAGATGGAAGCCAGGAAAATACCAATCAAGGTCAGGGCGATGGTTTGCATCAAACCATCGATAAAGGCCTGCTTGTTGGCCTTCAAGATTCCCCAGGTCGTATCGTTGTTGCTCTGGTCACCGGTGAAGGTGCTAGCAGAGGCATCCAGGTACTTGTTAACAATCTTGTTGTAGGTACCATCCTTTTTGATGGATGCCAGGCCACGGTTAAAGGCTGCCAGCAGCTTAGCATTGGCACCCTTCTTAACGGCAAAGCCGTATTCACCAGCGTTAAATGGATCCTTAGGGTTCATCACCTTGAGCTTGGTACCGTTTTTAATACTGTACTGCAGCACTGGTAGGTCGCCAAAGGTGGCATCCGAGTTACCGTTGATTACGTCCCGGTAAAG from Leuconostocaceae bacterium ESL0723 harbors:
- a CDS encoding ABC transporter substrate-binding protein/permease gives rise to the protein MKKLARILLILLMALPLAGGLLPSAQADSKPNYVITTDATYPPFDFQDKNNQYVGIDQDILKEIAKREGFTYTLKAMSFNAATQSVSSSQADGVIAGMSITDERKAVFDFSDPYYRSGIAWAVRQGSNIKSLDDLRGKTVALKTGTSGADYALSIKDKYGFKVTYFNDSETLYRDVINGNSDATFGDLPVLQYSIKNGTKLKVMNPKDPFNAGEYGFAVKKGANAKLLAAFNRGLASIKKDGTYNKIVNKYLDASASTFTGDQSNNDTTWGILKANKQAFIDGLMQTIALTLIGIFLASIWGIILGVMGISQSKLIRGISTTIIYIFRGLPMLVLAFFIYIGLPSFIGAKIPAFIAGIITLVLNEGAYTGAFVRGGFEAVDRGQMEAARSLGMPYNMSMRKVIMPQGIRIMVPSFVNQFIITLKDTSILSAIGILELTQTGTLIVARNSQGFRVWAIIAVIYLIVITLLTWLSNWVDKRINS